In Paenibacillus phoenicis, one genomic interval encodes:
- a CDS encoding acyltransferase, translating into MSKVVKERLPQLDIFRALAIFSVIQVHASSFAAAEQALNSPVYYFYNWMNIFFKIGTPSFILLSSFVLFYNYYDQPISRKLVSKFYKKRLTYIILPYLLVSCCYFMLIAIYRNDFVNNSKMYELKSLGTALLTGTAYTHLYFVFISIQFYLLFPLFLWLFQSFRNRRFLLALILPFGLALQWGFVFWNKYQLHLPNKGSYALSYMGYYMLGAVLAIFFSKLKGWLNTDWKEMTKSQKGWTAALWIGWLAVAFVHVQIWYLYRQGYASPNTLWFELLWNVHTMFSALVLLKAAFYIQRKGSAFWVRTLTRVGELSFGIYLFHPVVLFAYRLFWNEQRLPGASYGYLIYIIVGSLAALFLSWGFVQLCFRRLPFAAWFLGSVPASLRKNKPSGPQESGQSPSVGANT; encoded by the coding sequence GTGAGCAAGGTGGTCAAGGAACGTTTGCCGCAGCTGGACATCTTTCGCGCGTTAGCGATCTTCAGCGTCATCCAGGTGCACGCTTCATCGTTCGCGGCGGCAGAACAAGCGCTGAATTCACCGGTCTACTACTTTTATAATTGGATGAACATTTTCTTTAAAATCGGCACCCCGTCGTTTATCCTTCTCAGCAGTTTCGTCCTTTTTTACAATTATTACGATCAGCCGATTAGTCGCAAGCTGGTAAGCAAATTCTACAAGAAGCGTCTGACCTATATCATCTTGCCCTATCTACTGGTCTCCTGTTGTTATTTCATGTTAATAGCTATTTACCGCAACGATTTTGTCAATAACTCCAAGATGTATGAATTGAAGTCGCTGGGGACGGCACTGCTGACCGGCACGGCCTACACCCACCTCTACTTCGTATTTATCAGCATTCAGTTCTACCTGTTGTTCCCGCTCTTCTTGTGGTTATTCCAGTCCTTCCGGAATCGCCGCTTCTTGCTTGCGCTTATTTTACCTTTTGGTCTTGCGCTGCAGTGGGGCTTCGTATTCTGGAACAAATATCAGCTGCATCTGCCGAATAAAGGGAGCTACGCACTGAGCTATATGGGGTATTACATGTTAGGTGCGGTGCTGGCGATTTTCTTCAGCAAACTTAAGGGTTGGCTGAATACGGACTGGAAGGAAATGACCAAATCCCAAAAGGGATGGACCGCCGCGTTGTGGATCGGATGGCTGGCCGTTGCCTTCGTTCATGTCCAGATCTGGTATTTATACCGCCAAGGTTATGCTTCTCCCAACACCTTATGGTTTGAATTGTTATGGAACGTTCACACGATGTTCTCGGCGTTAGTGCTGCTCAAGGCGGCATTTTACATTCAGAGAAAAGGCTCGGCCTTCTGGGTTCGGACGCTGACCCGGGTGGGTGAGCTCTCCTTCGGGATCTATTTGTTTCATCCCGTCGTGTTGTTCGCGTACCGGCTCTTCTGGAATGAACAACGGCTGCCCGGTGCTTCCTATGGCTACCTGATTTATATCATCGTCGGTTCCCTGGCAGCTCTATTTCTTTCGTGGGGGTTCGTGCAGTTGTGCTTCCGGCGGCTGCCGTTTGCCGCGTGGTTTCTGGGGAGTGTACCGGCTTCCTTACGCAAAAATAAACCGTCCGGACCGCAGGAAAGCGGACAAAGTCCATCCGTTGGCGCAAATACGTAA
- a CDS encoding ATP phosphoribosyltransferase regulatory subunit: MSKPKGFEKPAGVRDYLPFAVDKLRAIERRVLDCMAGWGYRQIMTPTMEYYDTVGVASSTSDQKLFKLLNNRGTTMVLRSDMTAPIARVVASLLKEEPLPLRLSYHANVFRAIEEEAGREAEFYQTGVELVGDDSPDADAEVIALAVASLQAAGVKSFKIAVGHVGFLNGLLEDAVPGREDIQEALKAGLLHRDFVGYRETLSQLSLSQEQRDELEGILRLRGGKEICGQALELSRNPLAQSSVQHLSQVWDALEDFGVAEHVMIDLTMIGDFSYYTGMTFEGYAAELGFPVCSGGRYDNLLQQFGRPSPATGFSLKTNRILDGVGGLETEPELPVVLQYDVPNRKRAFAEAERLRSEGCSVLMRRAEGPEDLLSAPESVRKAGPLGPAYGDILTFVSF, translated from the coding sequence TTGTCGAAACCAAAAGGCTTTGAAAAACCGGCGGGTGTCCGCGATTATCTGCCTTTTGCCGTGGATAAGTTGCGGGCGATCGAACGGCGTGTGCTGGATTGCATGGCCGGCTGGGGATACCGGCAAATCATGACGCCTACGATGGAATATTACGATACCGTGGGCGTAGCCAGCTCGACGTCGGATCAGAAGCTGTTTAAATTGTTAAATAACCGGGGGACCACGATGGTACTCCGTTCCGATATGACGGCACCTATCGCCCGAGTCGTCGCTTCGTTGTTGAAGGAAGAGCCGTTGCCGCTTCGCTTGTCGTATCACGCTAACGTATTTCGGGCGATCGAGGAAGAGGCGGGACGGGAAGCGGAGTTTTATCAAACCGGGGTTGAATTGGTAGGAGATGATTCTCCGGATGCGGACGCCGAGGTGATCGCCTTGGCAGTGGCCTCGCTGCAGGCTGCGGGCGTGAAATCATTTAAGATCGCTGTCGGGCATGTCGGCTTCCTGAACGGTTTGCTGGAGGACGCGGTCCCGGGACGGGAAGATATTCAAGAGGCTTTAAAGGCTGGGCTACTGCATCGCGATTTTGTAGGTTATCGGGAAACACTCTCCCAGTTGTCTCTCTCGCAAGAGCAGCGTGACGAGCTCGAAGGGATTCTCCGTCTGCGCGGCGGGAAAGAAATCTGCGGCCAAGCACTGGAGCTGAGCCGCAATCCCTTGGCCCAATCCTCGGTTCAACATCTGAGCCAGGTGTGGGATGCCTTGGAGGATTTTGGCGTGGCCGAACATGTGATGATCGACCTGACGATGATTGGAGATTTCTCCTACTATACGGGGATGACGTTTGAGGGTTATGCCGCAGAGCTGGGTTTCCCGGTGTGCAGCGGCGGGCGGTATGACAATCTGCTGCAGCAGTTCGGACGACCTTCGCCGGCTACGGGATTCTCACTGAAGACGAACCGGATTCTCGACGGAGTCGGCGGGCTGGAGACGGAACCGGAGCTGCCGGTGGTGCTGCAATATGATGTGCCGAACCGGAAACGGGCGTTTGCTGAAGCGGAGCGGCTGCGCAGTGAAGGCTGCAGCGTGCTAATGCGCCGTGCGGAGGGGCCGGAGGATCTGCTCAGTGCGCCGGAGTCGGTGCGGAAGGCGGGGCCGCTGGGACCGGCATACGGCGATATCCTGACGTTTGTCAGCTTTTGA
- the hisG gene encoding ATP phosphoribosyltransferase yields the protein MPKGRIYKKASALFREAGIEIPDDVDETRKLVIPLPDIGMEFILAKPVDVPTYVEYGVADIGIVGKDVLMEENRDVYELLDLGIARCRMSVIALPDWKPGIQQRVATKYPNVASQFFREHGQQVEVIKLNGSIELAPLIGLADRIVDMVETGQTLKENGLVELEKIFDITSRLVANRVSYRMKNAEIQAVCDALSKVIQRDEVSQA from the coding sequence ATGCCCAAGGGGCGTATTTATAAAAAAGCTTCCGCCTTGTTCCGCGAGGCGGGAATCGAGATCCCAGACGATGTGGATGAAACGCGCAAGCTGGTCATTCCGCTTCCGGACATCGGCATGGAGTTCATTCTCGCGAAGCCGGTAGACGTGCCGACTTACGTGGAATACGGGGTAGCTGATATCGGGATCGTTGGCAAAGACGTACTGATGGAGGAAAATCGAGACGTCTACGAGCTGCTTGACCTGGGCATCGCTCGTTGCCGCATGTCAGTTATTGCGCTGCCGGATTGGAAGCCGGGGATTCAACAGCGGGTCGCAACGAAGTATCCGAACGTAGCGTCGCAGTTCTTCCGCGAGCACGGGCAGCAGGTTGAGGTCATTAAGCTGAACGGCTCGATTGAGCTGGCGCCGCTCATCGGCCTTGCCGACCGGATCGTCGATATGGTGGAGACCGGGCAGACGCTGAAGGAGAACGGATTGGTTGAGTTGGAGAAGATCTTTGACATCACCAGCCGTTTAGTTGCGAACCGTGTCAGCTATCGGATGAAAAACGCTGAAATTCAGGCCGTGTGTGATGCGCTGAGCAAGGTGATTCAACGGGATGAAGTCTCGCAGGCTTGA